The Desulfatibacillum aliphaticivorans DSM 15576 genome segment CTCCGGAAGAATTCCGGAAAATTTTCTCGAGCCAAATTCGACCTGATCTCCACGCCGTGTTTCAGGACCAACTCAGCCGCCGTTATAAAAACTACGATAACATTTCCGATACGATCAGGCGGGATATGATCAAGCCGCTGCTTAAGCATGCTACGTCCTGCTCCGAGGGCGCCATGCAATCTGAAATAGAGGATCAAATAGGTTGTGATCGCATTGAGCTGGAGGACTGCATTCAGATGCTGCAGGAGGACGGATTCATCCGTTTTCAAGAAGATAGGAACGGATACCGCACCTTGTTTCCGGCTTCCCAATTGGTTTCTCTTTGGGCAAGGAGTATGAACCTGTGAACCAAGACTGCACCCATGCACCGATTATTCGCTCTTTCAACACCCACAGCATGGAGGACTCCGTCATTGAAGCCTTGATGACAGGAAGGGAGAGAGAGAGCACCCAGATGATGGCGGCTATCGACGCCAACAGAGAGATATGCCCGGGAAAGCTGCAGCATCTCATTCTTTACGGCCCCCGGGGCTTTGGCAAGTCCTTCATGGCCCGAGTGGCCCAAATCGAAGCAGGGAAGCGCTCGACCGACGAGTCCCCCATAGCCTTTGTCCTCCTGCCCGAAGAGCAACACAATCTTGTCCGCAATCCTCACGGCTTTTTGGATTATGTGACAATGAAACTGGCGGACCTGCGCAGCGGCGCCGATCAAAGCTGGAAGGGGGCAGGCTTTGTATGGCCCGACCCGGATGAAGCCCAAAACCAGTGGACGAAATCGGTCAAAAGCCTGGAAAACGAGTTGGACGCTTGGTTCAATGGCCGCTCGGGACTGGCCGTCATAGTGGTGGAAAATTTCGACATGCTGCTTAAAACGGTTTTTAGCGGAGACCCGGAACAGCAAATGCTACGCAAATGGATGACCCGCAAAGGGAACCGTTGCATGATTCTCGCCACGGCCACCGGGGCGGTGGACGTGGATTATGAGAAGCCCCTTTTTCAGGCCTTCCAACCCATTGAGCTTTCCCCCTGGAATTCCCAGGACTGCATTGACTATTTTAACCGCCGGAGGGCTTTCAAGTGCATGGAGGAATTGTCTCCTGACGAAGAAAGCAAAGCCCGCGCCGTGGCGGATTTCATCGGCGGAGCCCCAAGGCTGGCCCAGCTATTGGCCGATGTTTTGGACGCAGACAAGGGTTTCAACCAGGGAGATCCTTTGTCCGTTGCCGAAGTCATGAACGCTTTAGCCGATAAGCTGGCAGACTACTACCGCAGGCGAATTGACGACCTTCCTCCTCTGGCCAGGGGCCTGCTGGACGCCCTGATTCGCGGCGGAGAGCCCTGCTCCGCCACGGAGCTTGCCAACAGGGTTAAAGCCAAAGGCCAAAACCTAATAGCCAGAGTCATAAAGGACCTACAGCGGGCGGACATGATCCGGGGAGTCAAGGCGCCCGATGGCCGAGAAATTCTTTACAGGGCCGCCGACCGGGTTTTTGTCCATTTCTACCGCATCCGCCAAGGGAATCAGGCGGCGCTGTCCTCGCCGCTAAATGCGATCCTGGATTTTTTGCGCGCCTTTTATTCAGAAGATGAACGTAGAACTCACACTGCACGATACCTGGATGCCGGACGCCCGGCAGAGGCGGACGTTTTCGCCCGATTGGCAATGGAAATACAGTCTTCAAAAGGCTATAATGCTTATAGAAACGAATTTTATCAAAGGCTCAGACTCTATCTCCGAGCAGCCCCGGAGGCATGGCCTGAATCGCCGGAAGTATTGGTTGAAAAAATCAAAAAAAACCCTGCACAGGTAATTGACGCCTCGAAGAATCTCCCTGCTCCATCAACTAAGCTGGAAGCCGCGATCCGTTGCGCTTTAATTAGTCTGGCCTATGTACTGTTGGACCTTTCCGATAGGGCCGAAGCAGCCTTAACAGAGGCGCTCAATGAAGCCTGTGACAGCCCGGAGGCGACTCTTGTGGTTGCCTATGAATTGTCTGAATATTTATTTTATGAAAAAAAGGAGTTTAATCAAGCCATAGCCAATACTGAGCTTGCGGGGAAACAGGCGGATCAAATCACTTCATCTTACCTAAAAATACTGGCTCTTAAAGATCGATCTTTTAA includes the following:
- a CDS encoding MarR family transcriptional regulator; translated protein: MNQDCTHAPIIRSFNTHSMEDSVIEALMTGRERESTQMMAAIDANREICPGKLQHLILYGPRGFGKSFMARVAQIEAGKRSTDESPIAFVLLPEEQHNLVRNPHGFLDYVTMKLADLRSGADQSWKGAGFVWPDPDEAQNQWTKSVKSLENELDAWFNGRSGLAVIVVENFDMLLKTVFSGDPEQQMLRKWMTRKGNRCMILATATGAVDVDYEKPLFQAFQPIELSPWNSQDCIDYFNRRRAFKCMEELSPDEESKARAVADFIGGAPRLAQLLADVLDADKGFNQGDPLSVAEVMNALADKLADYYRRRIDDLPPLARGLLDALIRGGEPCSATELANRVKAKGQNLIARVIKDLQRADMIRGVKAPDGREILYRAADRVFVHFYRIRQGNQAALSSPLNAILDFLRAFYSEDERRTHTARYLDAGRPAEADVFARLAMEIQSSKGYNAYRNEFYQRLRLYLRAAPEAWPESPEVLVEKIKKNPAQVIDASKNLPAPSTKLEAAIRCALISLAYVLLDLSDRAEAALTEALNEACDSPEATLVVAYELSEYLFYEKKEFNQAIANTELAGKQADQITSSYLKILALKDRSFNLLQQGNYVESLDAASKSASLATSHEERTQQASAMNLQAYSLYGLSRFEEAIEVTRASAIIAHECGDKTEMAEAMIYQAFSFNELGRHEQAFEVAKAAAKPAHECKNTRQLAIAKSSQAYSLYKLGRYKEAFKTAASATEFALECGDNEMAAHAMNDQIHSLYKLNRYGEAFQIAEAMFEYAVMLDNVDLIEQAAKRALQAAEASPQPKVVDIFDRWKEKVVSDEDVSSWLFSLLCAVTRARAWVEFDDFIKRHKDWMTETIADFWFKVYDVGYTITVVEREEGRAAGFDAAQGMLSRLSGIYAVTGERSDNWFIVLILGFAQKSTDPNLIRDVAGLLTVDLNPQAPSQSLLLEQLATYEEAAENKEAVLARMDPDVALWIRRIRGLPEENPLPKKKQKRRKKSSKD